One window of the Sparus aurata chromosome 7, fSpaAur1.1, whole genome shotgun sequence genome contains the following:
- the LOC115584365 gene encoding actin-associated protein FAM107A isoform X3, with translation MQQELGLHTRSSDNGVKAEPSSGQSHPMKASRTHNELHKELLLAHKRLRGLALSSRSELQQVLERRKRVQNDREDEGQSRTPLEDVLLRRQQKQLEREKEQEEKVREEAQLMEFVRVRQNLRKIHSAIQNKAAHSLSAPEEFTQHVE, from the exons ATGCAGCAGGAGCTGGGGCTCCACACCAGGTCCTCAG ATAATGGAGTCAAGGCCGAGCCCTCTTCAGGTCAGTCACACCCCATGAAGGCTTCCAGGACTCACAATGAGCTTCACAAGGAACTACTACTGGCCCACAAGAG GCTAAGGGGTCTGGCACTGAGCAGCAGGTCAGAACTCCAGCAGGtgctggagaggaggaagagggtgcAGAATGACCGGGAAGACGAGGGACAGAGCAGGACTCCTCTGGAGGACGTGCTGCTTAGACGTCAGCAGAAACAACTCGAG AGGGAGAAGGAACAAGAGGAGAAGGTACGAGAGGAAGCCCAGTTGATGGAGTTTGTCAGAGTCCGACAGAACCTGAGAAAGATCCACTCTGCCATCCAGAACAAGGCGGCACACTCCTTAAGTGCTCCAGAAGAATTCACCCAACATGTGGAATGA
- the LOC115584365 gene encoding actin-associated protein FAM107A isoform X4: MQQELGLHTRSSDNGVKAEPSSGQSHPMKASRTHNELHKELLLAHKRGLALSSRSELQQVLERRKRVQNDREDEGQSRTPLEDVLLRRQQKQLEREKEQEEKVREEAQLMEFVRVRQNLRKIHSAIQNKAAHSLSAPEEFTQHVE; the protein is encoded by the exons ATGCAGCAGGAGCTGGGGCTCCACACCAGGTCCTCAG ATAATGGAGTCAAGGCCGAGCCCTCTTCAGGTCAGTCACACCCCATGAAGGCTTCCAGGACTCACAATGAGCTTCACAAGGAACTACTACTGGCCCACAAGAG GGGTCTGGCACTGAGCAGCAGGTCAGAACTCCAGCAGGtgctggagaggaggaagagggtgcAGAATGACCGGGAAGACGAGGGACAGAGCAGGACTCCTCTGGAGGACGTGCTGCTTAGACGTCAGCAGAAACAACTCGAG AGGGAGAAGGAACAAGAGGAGAAGGTACGAGAGGAAGCCCAGTTGATGGAGTTTGTCAGAGTCCGACAGAACCTGAGAAAGATCCACTCTGCCATCCAGAACAAGGCGGCACACTCCTTAAGTGCTCCAGAAGAATTCACCCAACATGTGGAATGA
- the LOC115584365 gene encoding actin-associated protein FAM107A isoform X5, which translates to MSLNGSFPNINSITHMEIQTASRSRMLNNTQCNNHRRDNGVKAEPSSGQSHPMKASRTHNELHKELLLAHKRLRGLALSSRSELQQVLERRKRVQNDREDEGQSRTPLEDVLLRRQQKQLEVPS; encoded by the exons ATGTCCCTCAATGGTTCATTTCCCAACATCAATAGCATTACACATATGGAGATCCAGACGGCCTCGAGAAGCAGGATGTTAAACAACACACAGTGCAACAATCACAGAAGAG ATAATGGAGTCAAGGCCGAGCCCTCTTCAGGTCAGTCACACCCCATGAAGGCTTCCAGGACTCACAATGAGCTTCACAAGGAACTACTACTGGCCCACAAGAG GCTAAGGGGTCTGGCACTGAGCAGCAGGTCAGAACTCCAGCAGGtgctggagaggaggaagagggtgcAGAATGACCGGGAAGACGAGGGACAGAGCAGGACTCCTCTGGAGGACGTGCTGCTTAGACGTCAGCAGAAACAACTCGAG GTACCGTCCTAA
- the LOC115584365 gene encoding actin-associated protein FAM107A isoform X1, producing the protein MSLNGSFPNINSITHMEIQTASRSRMLNNTQCNNHRRDNGVKAEPSSGQSHPMKASRTHNELHKELLLAHKRLRGLALSSRSELQQVLERRKRVQNDREDEGQSRTPLEDVLLRRQQKQLEREKEQEEKVREEAQLMEFVRVRQNLRKIHSAIQNKAAHSLSAPEEFTQHVE; encoded by the exons ATGTCCCTCAATGGTTCATTTCCCAACATCAATAGCATTACACATATGGAGATCCAGACGGCCTCGAGAAGCAGGATGTTAAACAACACACAGTGCAACAATCACAGAAGAG ATAATGGAGTCAAGGCCGAGCCCTCTTCAGGTCAGTCACACCCCATGAAGGCTTCCAGGACTCACAATGAGCTTCACAAGGAACTACTACTGGCCCACAAGAG GCTAAGGGGTCTGGCACTGAGCAGCAGGTCAGAACTCCAGCAGGtgctggagaggaggaagagggtgcAGAATGACCGGGAAGACGAGGGACAGAGCAGGACTCCTCTGGAGGACGTGCTGCTTAGACGTCAGCAGAAACAACTCGAG AGGGAGAAGGAACAAGAGGAGAAGGTACGAGAGGAAGCCCAGTTGATGGAGTTTGTCAGAGTCCGACAGAACCTGAGAAAGATCCACTCTGCCATCCAGAACAAGGCGGCACACTCCTTAAGTGCTCCAGAAGAATTCACCCAACATGTGGAATGA
- the LOC115584365 gene encoding actin-associated protein FAM107A isoform X2 yields the protein MSLNGSFPNINSITHMEIQTASRSRMLNNTQCNNHRRDNGVKAEPSSGQSHPMKASRTHNELHKELLLAHKRGLALSSRSELQQVLERRKRVQNDREDEGQSRTPLEDVLLRRQQKQLEREKEQEEKVREEAQLMEFVRVRQNLRKIHSAIQNKAAHSLSAPEEFTQHVE from the exons ATGTCCCTCAATGGTTCATTTCCCAACATCAATAGCATTACACATATGGAGATCCAGACGGCCTCGAGAAGCAGGATGTTAAACAACACACAGTGCAACAATCACAGAAGAG ATAATGGAGTCAAGGCCGAGCCCTCTTCAGGTCAGTCACACCCCATGAAGGCTTCCAGGACTCACAATGAGCTTCACAAGGAACTACTACTGGCCCACAAGAG GGGTCTGGCACTGAGCAGCAGGTCAGAACTCCAGCAGGtgctggagaggaggaagagggtgcAGAATGACCGGGAAGACGAGGGACAGAGCAGGACTCCTCTGGAGGACGTGCTGCTTAGACGTCAGCAGAAACAACTCGAG AGGGAGAAGGAACAAGAGGAGAAGGTACGAGAGGAAGCCCAGTTGATGGAGTTTGTCAGAGTCCGACAGAACCTGAGAAAGATCCACTCTGCCATCCAGAACAAGGCGGCACACTCCTTAAGTGCTCCAGAAGAATTCACCCAACATGTGGAATGA